One window from the genome of Candidatus Binatota bacterium encodes:
- the cofC gene encoding 2-phospho-L-lactate guanylyltransferase: MRAVNAAVIPVRSTTGAKQRLGQRLDPARREALALAMLDDMLAALVGSRALDLPAVVSSDPVLLERARSRDVLALDERQLQGRALGLNGAVAWAAEQLEQRGATRLLAIPGDVPLLRSREIDELLELDSPRRSVLLVRSGSPGGTNGLLLSPPTVMQPRFEGESLAAHENACQQAGLPCTVLTLSSFALDLDRPEDLETLLDAAEDLQTTRLLRHWFAGDLRNSTAA; encoded by the coding sequence TTGCGCGCCGTGAACGCCGCCGTCATACCCGTGCGATCCACCACCGGGGCCAAGCAGAGACTGGGCCAACGGCTGGACCCGGCGCGCCGCGAAGCCCTCGCCCTGGCCATGCTCGACGACATGCTGGCGGCGCTGGTCGGCTCACGCGCACTCGACCTGCCAGCCGTGGTGAGCAGCGACCCGGTGCTGCTTGAGCGGGCGAGGTCGCGGGACGTCCTAGCGCTGGACGAACGCCAGCTCCAGGGCCGAGCCCTTGGACTCAATGGCGCGGTGGCATGGGCCGCCGAACAACTCGAGCAGCGCGGGGCCACCCGGCTGCTGGCCATTCCCGGCGACGTGCCGCTGCTGCGGTCCCGTGAAATCGACGAACTGCTTGAGCTCGATTCCCCGCGCCGGTCGGTGCTGCTGGTGCGATCGGGGTCACCCGGCGGCACCAACGGCCTGCTGCTCAGCCCACCCACGGTCATGCAACCGCGCTTCGAGGGCGAGAGCCTGGCCGCGCACGAGAACGCCTGCCAACAGGCCGGCCTGCCCTGCACCGTGCTTACTCTCTCCAGTTTTGCGCTGGACCTCGATCGACCCGAAGACCTCGAAACCCTGCTCGACGCTGCCGAAGACCTGCAAACCACTCGCCTTCTCAGGCACTGGTTCGCGGGCGACCTGCGCAACAGCACGGCAGCGTGA
- a CDS encoding pyridoxal phosphate-dependent aminotransferase has protein sequence MKLSDRLQKVKPSSTMAMNSRVIELKASGRDVVGFAAGEPDFPTWDNVCEAAHQSIRNGEFKYTPVGGTPEMRHAITVKLARDNALDYSQAEVMASCGGKHTLYNAMQALLSDGDEVVIPGPYWVSYPDMVALSGGVPRVLSTSEENGFLLSAAELEAALTPATRMVILNSPSNPTGACYDEAGLRELGAVLERHDCVVLCDDVYEFVRYDGGRPPHLLTMFPSLRERTVVANSVSKTYAMTGWRVGYCAAPANVIKAMLTLQGQMTSNPSSIAQAAAVEALTGPQSALAPMIEEFGRRRDYVCERFNAIDGLSVSPPGGAFYVFVNARDAFQRAGVDDGDAFALAMLDGASVGVVGGNDFGSSDHFRVSYATSMEQLSKGLDAIENWLGGL, from the coding sequence TTGAAACTTTCCGACCGCCTGCAGAAGGTAAAACCGTCGTCGACCATGGCGATGAACTCGCGCGTGATAGAGCTGAAGGCCTCGGGCCGCGACGTTGTCGGCTTTGCCGCCGGCGAGCCCGATTTTCCAACCTGGGACAACGTCTGCGAGGCGGCCCACCAGTCCATTCGTAACGGCGAGTTCAAGTACACCCCGGTCGGTGGAACTCCCGAGATGCGACATGCGATTACGGTCAAGCTGGCGCGTGACAACGCACTCGACTACTCCCAGGCCGAGGTCATGGCCAGTTGTGGGGGCAAGCACACGCTGTACAACGCCATGCAGGCGTTGTTGTCCGATGGCGACGAGGTGGTGATACCCGGGCCTTACTGGGTGAGTTATCCCGACATGGTGGCGTTGTCGGGTGGCGTGCCGCGGGTGTTGTCGACTTCAGAGGAAAACGGTTTCCTGCTGTCTGCGGCCGAGCTCGAGGCCGCGCTGACCCCGGCAACGCGCATGGTCATACTCAACAGCCCGTCCAACCCCACCGGCGCCTGCTACGACGAAGCCGGCCTGCGCGAGCTGGGGGCGGTGCTCGAACGCCACGACTGCGTGGTGTTGTGCGATGACGTCTACGAGTTCGTACGCTACGACGGCGGCCGCCCGCCGCACCTGCTCACGATGTTCCCGTCGCTCAGGGAGCGCACGGTGGTGGCCAACTCGGTGTCGAAGACCTACGCCATGACAGGCTGGAGGGTGGGCTATTGCGCTGCCCCGGCAAACGTCATCAAGGCGATGCTCACGTTGCAGGGGCAGATGACTTCGAACCCCAGCTCTATTGCCCAGGCTGCCGCAGTGGAGGCACTTACCGGCCCCCAGTCGGCGCTGGCGCCGATGATAGAAGAGTTTGGCCGGCGACGTGACTACGTTTGCGAGCGCTTCAACGCCATTGATGGCCTGTCGGTGTCCCCGCCAGGCGGCGCGTTCTACGTTTTTGTGAACGCACGCGATGCGTTCCAACGAGCGGGCGTGGACGATGGTGATGCCTTCGCGCTGGCCATGCTCGACGGCGCTTCGGTGGGTGTGGTCGGTGGCAACGACTTCGGCTCTTCGGATCACTTTCGCGTATCGTACGCCACCTCGATGGAGCAGCTCAGCAAGGGGCTCGACGCTATCGAGAACTGGCTGGGCGGGCTCTGA
- a CDS encoding GTP-binding protein produces the protein MPADKKNSTATADSRGGVPVLLVSGFLGSGKTTLVRHLLDDAIANGVKVAIVTNEFGELGLDAALIGQGGQATVELEGGCVCCQLSDELLETLQELRENVDPDRIIIETSGVALPYDTLLQLWREPVNSWLADDAALVVVDALQMYEQRDLEGTFEQQVSSADLLLLNKIDLVPDSALPAIEARLRAMEPDAPLLHASHCQVDPAVLFTPRPSQPGDEQQTGERRRAPAERGAHDEHNHDHFTNEVISVADDSDLAQLEAELLKTSPLRVKGFVRVGGCVKLLQGVGSRLDVSDAADGVDDKLVGRVVIIRRASDQSRDS, from the coding sequence GTGCCCGCTGATAAAAAAAATTCGACGGCTACCGCAGACAGCCGTGGTGGTGTCCCGGTGCTACTGGTGTCGGGCTTTCTCGGGTCGGGCAAAACCACCCTCGTGCGCCACCTGCTCGACGACGCCATCGCCAACGGGGTGAAGGTTGCCATCGTCACCAACGAATTCGGCGAGCTCGGACTCGACGCCGCGCTGATCGGCCAGGGCGGGCAAGCCACCGTCGAGCTGGAGGGCGGCTGCGTGTGCTGCCAGCTCTCCGACGAACTGCTCGAAACCTTGCAGGAGCTACGCGAGAACGTAGACCCGGATCGCATCATCATCGAGACCTCGGGCGTCGCCCTGCCCTACGACACCCTGCTGCAGCTGTGGCGCGAGCCAGTAAACTCCTGGCTGGCTGACGACGCGGCCCTGGTGGTGGTCGACGCCCTGCAGATGTACGAGCAACGCGACCTCGAGGGCACCTTTGAGCAGCAGGTCAGCTCGGCCGACCTGCTGCTGCTCAACAAGATAGACCTCGTGCCCGACTCGGCGCTTCCGGCCATCGAAGCCCGGTTGCGGGCCATGGAACCCGACGCGCCCCTGCTTCACGCGAGCCACTGCCAGGTGGACCCGGCAGTGCTTTTCACGCCGCGGCCGTCGCAACCGGGCGACGAACAGCAGACGGGCGAGCGGCGTCGCGCACCGGCCGAGCGCGGGGCGCACGACGAACACAACCACGATCACTTCACGAACGAGGTCATCAGTGTGGCCGATGACAGCGATCTCGCACAGCTCGAGGCCGAGCTGCTCAAAACCTCGCCGCTGCGGGTCAAGGGATTCGTGCGTGTTGGCGGGTGCGTGAAGTTACTGCAGGGCGTGGGCAGCCGGCTCGATGTGTCCGACGCGGCCGACGGCGTGGACGACAAGCTCGTGGGTCGCGTGGTGATTATACGTCGCGCCAGCGATCAGTCGCGCGATTCGTAG
- a CDS encoding alcohol dehydrogenase translates to MKRCVLQEPGLIIVEDDAPDPRPGPGDIVLEVRAALTCGTDLKAWRRGHPKMPCPTPFGHEFAGRVVQVGAAVEGFAVDDELMSANTGPCNNCRYCRRGQQNLCESLMDEMILGAYSQYLLITERVLRSNVYRRPNHLPFEHAALLEPLSTVCHGMSGVPLRDRDESATVLLLGAGPIALLWLVALKRAGAGRVVVAGRRPFRLEVARRLGADAVLGEDDDLEASLAQLTGGRGADLVVECTGSIEVWEQAPQLVARGGSVVLFGGCPAGSRVSLDSYRLHYDGVAITSPFHFCPADVEVAAGLLGDPSVDWSPFITSTASLDELPAVFEDLGAGQQVKCAVLPHGPGPS, encoded by the coding sequence GTGAAGCGCTGCGTGCTGCAGGAACCCGGGCTCATCATCGTCGAAGACGACGCGCCCGATCCCAGGCCCGGTCCCGGCGACATCGTGCTCGAGGTGCGCGCGGCGCTCACCTGTGGCACCGACCTGAAAGCCTGGCGTCGCGGCCACCCCAAGATGCCCTGTCCGACCCCCTTCGGCCACGAGTTTGCCGGCCGCGTGGTCCAGGTCGGCGCTGCAGTGGAAGGCTTCGCGGTGGACGACGAGCTGATGTCGGCCAACACCGGCCCCTGCAACAACTGTCGCTACTGCCGACGCGGTCAGCAGAACCTCTGCGAGAGCCTGATGGACGAGATGATCCTGGGCGCCTACTCGCAGTACCTGCTCATTACCGAGCGGGTGCTGCGTAGCAACGTTTACCGTCGTCCCAATCACCTGCCCTTTGAGCATGCCGCCCTGCTCGAGCCGTTGTCGACGGTGTGCCACGGCATGTCGGGCGTGCCGCTTCGTGATCGCGACGAGTCGGCCACGGTCCTGTTGCTCGGGGCCGGCCCCATTGCGTTGCTGTGGCTGGTGGCGCTCAAGCGGGCGGGTGCCGGCCGGGTGGTGGTAGCCGGGCGAAGGCCGTTCAGGCTCGAGGTGGCCCGCAGGCTGGGCGCCGACGCCGTGCTGGGCGAGGACGACGACCTGGAGGCTTCGCTTGCCCAGCTCACGGGGGGCAGGGGGGCCGACCTTGTGGTGGAGTGCACGGGCAGCATCGAGGTATGGGAGCAGGCGCCGCAACTGGTGGCCCGCGGCGGCAGCGTGGTGTTGTTCGGTGGTTGCCCGGCCGGTTCGCGGGTGTCGCTTGACAGCTACCGCTTGCACTACGACGGCGTGGCTATCACGAGCCCTTTTCATTTCTGCCCGGCCGACGTCGAGGTGGCCGCCGGGCTGCTGGGCGACCCCTCGGTGGACTGGTCGCCGTTCATAACTTCAACCGCGTCGCTGGACGAGCTCCCGGCCGTGTTCGAAGACCTGGGCGCAGGCCAGCAGGTCAAGTGTGCCGTTCTTCCCCACGGGCCAGGGCCGTCATGA
- the rsmD gene encoding 16S rRNA (guanine(966)-N(2))-methyltransferase RsmD has protein sequence MRIVGGKFKGRRLAAVPGKGTRPTADRVREALFNRLLVRYELEGASLLDLFAGSGALGLEGLSRGAAELLSVERDRGAVGVIEANLERCGLRADGTRADGLQAEVLRAEVAAALRRLAREGRVFDGVFVDPPYAGPLALETLEALGGLELLGPGGWVSVETDRQAGLPDSTGSLLLVRRDDYGDTALWLYEAGARRQGSGT, from the coding sequence TTGCGTATTGTAGGCGGAAAGTTCAAGGGACGCAGGTTGGCAGCCGTGCCGGGCAAGGGCACTCGGCCCACGGCTGACCGGGTGCGCGAGGCCCTGTTTAACCGCCTGCTCGTGCGCTACGAGTTGGAGGGGGCCAGCTTGCTCGACCTGTTTGCGGGCAGCGGCGCGCTGGGCCTCGAGGGCTTGAGTCGCGGGGCGGCCGAGTTGTTGAGCGTGGAGCGCGATCGTGGGGCGGTGGGTGTGATAGAGGCCAACCTTGAGCGCTGTGGCTTGCGGGCAGATGGTACGCGGGCAGATGGCTTGCAAGCGGAAGTGCTGCGCGCAGAGGTGGCTGCTGCGTTGCGCAGGCTCGCGCGCGAAGGACGGGTTTTTGACGGTGTTTTTGTCGATCCCCCATACGCGGGCCCGCTGGCACTGGAGACCCTTGAGGCACTGGGTGGCTTGGAGCTGTTGGGGCCGGGCGGCTGGGTGAGCGTTGAAACTGACCGCCAGGCCGGACTCCCCGACTCGACTGGTAGCCTGCTGCTGGTAAGAAGAGACGATTACGGCGACACTGCACTGTGGTTGTACGAGGCCGGGGCGAGGCGGCAGGGGAGTGGAACATGA
- the coaD gene encoding pantetheine-phosphate adenylyltransferase, whose amino-acid sequence MSKRIAVYPGSFDPVTNGHLDIVERALALFDHLRIAVAYNKDKPGGLFTRQDREAMIAEATSQYGDRVSVDSFHGLLVDYARDNGAGAVIRGLRAVADFDYEFQMALMNRHLCTDVQTVFLMADEAHFYTSSSLIREVATLGGDVSAQVPPCVLRALNDKFSK is encoded by the coding sequence GTGAGCAAAAGGATCGCTGTCTATCCCGGTTCGTTTGACCCGGTGACCAACGGGCATCTGGACATTGTGGAGAGGGCCCTGGCCCTGTTTGACCACCTGCGCATCGCGGTGGCATACAACAAGGACAAGCCCGGGGGCCTGTTTACCCGCCAGGATCGCGAGGCGATGATAGCCGAGGCCACGAGCCAGTACGGTGATCGCGTGTCGGTGGATTCGTTTCACGGGCTGCTGGTCGACTACGCGCGCGACAACGGCGCGGGGGCGGTGATACGTGGGCTGAGGGCGGTGGCCGATTTTGACTACGAGTTCCAGATGGCGTTGATGAACCGTCACCTCTGCACTGATGTGCAGACGGTATTTCTCATGGCCGACGAAGCGCATTTCTACACAAGTTCCAGTCTCATACGCGAAGTAGCCACTCTCGGCGGCGACGTGTCGGCGCAGGTTCCGCCATGTGTCCTGCGCGCGCTCAACGATAAATTTTCAAAATGA